One stretch of Armatimonadota bacterium DNA includes these proteins:
- a CDS encoding transketolase, producing the protein MAYTAVDWKALAAQLRADSIRSTTAAGSGHPTSSMSAADLMAVLLSSWLNYDFNNPHNPLNDRLIFSKGHAAPLLYSMYKAAGAITDAELLTLRKYGSRIEGHPTPELPWVDVATGSLGQGLPTAIGLALAARLDKLPSNYWVLMGDSETAEGSVWEGFELAGFYRLGSITAILDMNRLGQRGPTMLQWEGDHYVARAEAFGWNAFAIDGHSVEAVDEAYRRAVAETERPTLIVAKTEKGAGVSFLANKEGWHGKALSPDEAERALVELGSPAGNVRVTPPPAHSGVAPATPAPGRFEPPKYDVGSKVATREAYGDGLHALGASDGAVVAFDGEVSNSTFSDRFKKEYPQRFFECYIAEQQLVSAAVGAQILGKKPFASTFAAFFSRAFDQIRMAAISRANIRLAGSHAGVSIGEDGPSQMALEDLAMMRTVHGSTVLYPSCATTAAALVGEMANRTGVVYMRTTREKLPVIYGAHETFAIGGSKVLRRSDSDAAAVIAAGITLYEALAAYETLHQSGLNIRVIDLYSLKPLDAETLFEAARDCAGRLIVVEDHWPEGGIADAVCEAFDGRTEPRPVVTRMAVRSMPGSGKPAELLDAAGISARHIVEMVRHVTG; encoded by the coding sequence ATGGCTTATACCGCGGTTGATTGGAAAGCGCTGGCAGCGCAGTTGCGGGCAGACAGCATCCGGAGCACGACGGCGGCGGGCTCGGGCCACCCCACCTCCAGCATGTCTGCCGCGGATCTCATGGCGGTGCTGCTTTCCTCGTGGCTGAATTACGACTTCAACAATCCGCACAATCCGCTGAATGACCGCCTCATTTTCTCGAAGGGCCACGCAGCACCGCTCCTCTACAGCATGTACAAGGCCGCCGGCGCGATTACGGATGCCGAGTTGTTGACGCTCCGCAAGTATGGCAGCCGCATCGAGGGGCACCCGACGCCGGAGCTGCCCTGGGTGGATGTGGCCACGGGATCGCTGGGCCAGGGCCTGCCGACGGCCATCGGCCTTGCCCTTGCCGCACGGCTGGACAAGCTTCCCTCGAATTACTGGGTACTGATGGGCGACAGCGAAACCGCGGAGGGCAGCGTGTGGGAAGGGTTTGAACTCGCCGGGTTCTATCGTCTTGGCAGCATCACGGCCATTCTCGATATGAACCGCCTGGGTCAGCGCGGCCCAACCATGCTTCAGTGGGAGGGCGATCACTATGTGGCGCGGGCCGAAGCCTTTGGCTGGAACGCCTTCGCGATCGACGGCCACAGTGTGGAGGCGGTGGACGAGGCATACCGGCGCGCCGTGGCGGAAACGGAGCGGCCCACACTGATTGTGGCGAAAACCGAAAAGGGCGCCGGCGTCTCGTTTCTGGCGAACAAGGAGGGCTGGCACGGCAAGGCGCTGTCGCCGGATGAGGCCGAACGGGCGCTTGTGGAATTGGGATCGCCGGCCGGCAACGTGCGGGTTACTCCTCCACCGGCACACAGCGGCGTGGCGCCCGCAACGCCGGCGCCTGGCAGGTTCGAGCCTCCGAAGTACGATGTCGGCAGCAAGGTGGCCACGCGCGAGGCATATGGCGACGGCTTGCACGCGCTTGGCGCCTCGGATGGCGCCGTGGTGGCTTTCGATGGTGAGGTGAGCAACTCCACATTTAGCGACCGGTTCAAGAAGGAGTATCCACAGCGCTTCTTCGAGTGCTACATTGCCGAGCAGCAGCTGGTAAGTGCAGCAGTCGGAGCGCAGATACTGGGCAAAAAGCCCTTCGCCAGCACCTTTGCCGCCTTCTTCAGCCGTGCCTTCGACCAGATCCGGATGGCTGCGATTTCGCGGGCAAACATCCGGCTTGCAGGCTCGCATGCCGGCGTCTCAATCGGCGAAGACGGACCCTCGCAGATGGCGCTGGAAGATTTGGCAATGATGCGCACGGTACACGGCAGCACCGTGCTCTACCCCAGCTGCGCCACGACGGCGGCTGCTCTCGTCGGAGAGATGGCGAACCGGACCGGCGTTGTGTATATGCGAACCACGCGCGAGAAGCTGCCGGTTATTTACGGCGCCCACGAAACCTTTGCAATCGGCGGAAGCAAAGTCTTGCGCCGTTCAGATTCCGATGCCGCGGCAGTCATTGCAGCCGGTATCACGCTCTACGAAGCGCTGGCCGCCTACGAAACGCTGCACCAGTCGGGGCTCAATATCCGCGTTATCGATCTTTACAGCCTAAAGCCCCTGGATGCCGAAACACTGTTTGAAGCCGCACGTGACTGCGCCGGACGCCTCATCGTGGTTGAGGACCACTGGCCCGAGGGCGGCATCGCCGACGCCGTCTGTGAGGCGTTTGATGGCCGCACGGAACCGCGTCCCGTGGTCACGCGGATGGCAGTTCGCTCAATGCCGGGCTCTGGAAAACCGGCAGAACTGCTGGACGCAGCCGGTATCAGCGCCAGGCACATCGTGGAGATGGTTCGGCATGTAACCGGATAG
- the rlmN gene encoding 23S rRNA (adenine(2503)-C(2))-methyltransferase RlmN, which produces MQLPLTGLTSAEIAGRLVGLGQPAWRGRQVAAWLYRRGASDFDAMTDLPLALRGQLAREFVTGLPETVLKVDAADGTAKYLLRLGDGEIVESVYLPYSSRTSCCLSTQVGCAAGCRFCATGQGGFSRNLTAGEIVGQLLAMQRDGRRITHVVYMGMGEPLWNYAATVESVRLLTSEVGLSARNITISTVGIAPAIRKMASERLPVTLALSLHAPDDHLRARLIPTARKWKLDDILSACHEWTISTRRNLTFEYLLIAGVNDAPAQARALAQLLARHQLPGNVNLIPFNAVDNALGYRRPTSAAIGAFRAELERAGRVTTQRMTRGLAIAAACGQLRGSHAGKPRQTGVISLTPIAAEA; this is translated from the coding sequence ATGCAACTGCCGCTTACGGGATTGACCTCGGCCGAGATTGCGGGCAGGCTGGTCGGCCTTGGCCAGCCTGCCTGGCGCGGACGCCAGGTCGCTGCGTGGTTGTACCGACGGGGAGCATCGGATTTTGATGCCATGACCGATCTGCCGCTAGCGCTGCGCGGGCAGCTGGCTCGGGAGTTCGTCACCGGGCTGCCGGAGACGGTGCTCAAGGTAGATGCAGCGGATGGAACTGCAAAGTACCTTCTGAGGCTCGGCGATGGTGAGATTGTGGAGAGCGTCTATCTGCCCTACTCCAGCCGAACCAGTTGCTGCCTCTCCACCCAGGTTGGCTGCGCGGCAGGATGCCGGTTTTGCGCTACGGGGCAGGGAGGCTTTTCCAGAAACCTGACAGCCGGCGAGATTGTGGGTCAACTGCTGGCCATGCAGAGAGACGGCCGGAGGATCACCCACGTAGTCTATATGGGAATGGGTGAACCCCTCTGGAACTACGCGGCAACCGTGGAGAGCGTGCGGCTGCTCACCTCCGAGGTCGGTCTTTCGGCTCGGAACATCACCATCTCCACAGTTGGCATTGCGCCCGCCATCCGGAAGATGGCCTCCGAACGGCTGCCCGTAACGCTTGCGTTATCGCTGCACGCCCCGGACGACCATCTGCGCGCCCGGTTGATACCTACCGCCCGCAAGTGGAAGCTGGATGATATTCTCTCGGCTTGCCATGAGTGGACGATATCGACGCGCCGCAACCTCACGTTTGAGTATCTGCTGATTGCCGGTGTTAATGATGCTCCGGCTCAGGCCCGGGCATTAGCGCAACTGCTGGCGCGCCACCAGTTACCCGGCAACGTGAACCTTATTCCGTTTAATGCGGTGGATAACGCGCTCGGATACCGGCGACCAACATCTGCGGCTATCGGCGCGTTTCGCGCAGAGCTTGAGCGTGCCGGCCGCGTAACGACGCAGCGCATGACGCGTGGTCTGGCGATAGCGGCCGCATGCGGCCAATTGCGTGGTTCCCACGCCGGCAAGCCTCGCCAAACCGGTGTTATTTCGCTGACGCCGATTGCTGCCGAGGCGTGA
- the tadA gene encoding Flp pilus assembly complex ATPase component TadA — protein sequence MQSGTQKRDMGQYMVEKNYISAQQLEEALKAQVNSKSELTRVFLEMGINPRDVYEAKAFQENVPFVDLTVFKPEQSALNVVPEHIAKRYTVLPVKKDGGTLYVAMADTNNLEATDDLRLVSRCQIKTVLAVPEHLEDAIGRLYTGTQVDLASADGKGGMNPLKGGSADIMDADVKSSMAEVMAKYGMRGDAAKEDDEDDDAISKVVEEAPIIRLAHTIIIQAIKEKASDIHLEPDRKSVRIRYRIDGVLHETMQMPKYIQMPLTARYKILAEMNIAERRVPQDGRIAVRFSGAEFDLRVSCLPNLHGEKIVMRILDKSSVMIGLNKLGFTPEVQAQLEELSQQPNGMLLSTGPTGHGKTTTQYSVLNKLNSVEKNILTVEDPIEYQLSGITQVQVNPKAGLMFGNALRSFLRQDPDIIMVGEMRDLETAGIAIESALTGHLVLSTLHTNDAPSATIRLIDMGVEPFLVSATVVGILAQRLGRRICTGCKEFYDVRASDLHNFGFVTEDPDAMVQIARGKGCEVCRYTGYKGRTGFYELMRMNAEMAEMVVRRAPLSELKRAAKANGMHELREDGLLKVLDGVTTPDEVRRVVFTAGF from the coding sequence ATGCAGAGCGGAACGCAGAAGCGCGATATGGGCCAGTACATGGTCGAGAAGAACTACATCTCGGCCCAGCAGCTTGAAGAGGCTCTTAAGGCCCAGGTGAACAGTAAGAGTGAGCTCACGCGCGTGTTTCTTGAGATGGGCATCAACCCGCGAGACGTGTACGAAGCCAAGGCGTTTCAGGAGAACGTGCCGTTCGTGGACCTTACGGTGTTCAAACCCGAGCAGAGCGCGCTCAACGTTGTTCCGGAGCATATCGCCAAGCGCTACACCGTGCTGCCTGTCAAAAAGGATGGCGGCACCCTGTATGTTGCAATGGCCGACACCAACAATCTGGAGGCCACCGACGACCTTCGGCTGGTTTCGCGCTGCCAGATAAAGACCGTGCTTGCCGTGCCGGAGCATCTGGAAGATGCCATTGGGCGGCTGTACACGGGAACGCAGGTAGACCTGGCGTCTGCCGATGGCAAGGGCGGCATGAATCCGTTGAAGGGCGGCAGCGCCGACATCATGGACGCCGACGTGAAATCCTCAATGGCCGAAGTAATGGCCAAGTACGGCATGCGAGGCGACGCCGCCAAGGAGGATGACGAGGACGACGACGCGATTTCCAAGGTGGTGGAAGAGGCCCCGATTATCCGTCTGGCGCACACAATCATTATCCAGGCGATCAAGGAAAAGGCTTCGGACATCCACCTGGAACCGGATCGCAAATCGGTTCGGATCCGGTACCGCATAGACGGCGTTCTGCATGAAACCATGCAGATGCCCAAATACATCCAGATGCCGCTGACGGCGCGGTACAAGATTCTTGCCGAGATGAACATCGCCGAGCGGCGCGTGCCTCAGGATGGCCGCATCGCCGTGCGCTTCTCCGGCGCCGAGTTTGATCTCCGCGTTTCCTGCCTGCCAAACCTGCACGGCGAAAAGATCGTCATGCGGATCCTGGACAAGAGCAGCGTTATGATCGGCTTGAACAAGCTGGGCTTCACTCCTGAGGTTCAGGCACAGCTTGAGGAGCTGTCGCAACAGCCGAACGGCATGCTTCTTTCAACAGGACCCACAGGGCACGGCAAAACAACCACCCAGTACTCGGTGCTCAACAAGCTGAACTCGGTGGAGAAGAACATCCTCACCGTTGAAGACCCGATTGAGTACCAGCTGAGCGGTATCACGCAGGTGCAGGTCAATCCCAAGGCCGGCCTGATGTTCGGTAATGCACTGCGATCATTCCTCCGGCAGGACCCGGACATCATCATGGTTGGCGAAATGCGCGACCTTGAAACGGCGGGAATCGCCATCGAGTCGGCTCTTACCGGCCACCTCGTGCTTTCCACGCTGCACACGAATGACGCCCCTTCCGCCACTATCCGCCTCATTGATATGGGGGTGGAACCGTTCCTGGTCTCGGCAACGGTAGTCGGCATACTTGCCCAGCGGTTGGGACGCCGGATCTGTACCGGCTGCAAAGAGTTCTACGACGTGCGCGCCTCGGATCTGCATAACTTCGGCTTTGTGACGGAAGATCCGGACGCCATGGTGCAGATTGCACGCGGCAAGGGCTGTGAGGTATGCCGCTATACGGGGTACAAGGGCCGCACCGGCTTTTACGAGCTGATGCGGATGAACGCCGAGATGGCCGAAATGGTGGTCCGGCGTGCGCCGCTTTCGGAGCTGAAGCGCGCTGCCAAGGCCAACGGGATGCACGAACTGCGGGAAGATGGCTTACTGAAGGTTCTCGACGGAGTCACCACACCGGACGAAGTTCGGCGAGTGGTGTTTACCGCAGGATTCTAG
- the mltG gene encoding endolytic transglycosylase MltG encodes MRRGKGKRRKANGIRWKLMLVAAAASAVSLGWLASLTNPGGHSHALRSVTVPAGAGLRGVGSALASAGIVRSAWVFDLYAWFRGPASGIQAGRYRLSQDMTLGQVFRELRMGPIASDVGLIKLTVPEGFTARQIARRLTELGICDGNEFYREATRSASISECHATFKLPTNTLEGYLFPDTYSFPRNVPPGRVIDAMLDDFGRRFAAQNAAAVAKSGKSLNQIVIEASIIEREAKAPQDRARIAGVINNRLKRKMPLDVDATVLYALGYHKSHVLYRDLRVDSPYNTYRHVGLPPAAISNPGVPSLMAALYPEHNNYLYYVAGPGGAHIFETTSLQHMADVARLRSVRPNGAID; translated from the coding sequence GTGAGGCGGGGCAAAGGCAAACGCCGGAAGGCGAATGGCATCCGTTGGAAGCTCATGCTCGTCGCGGCCGCAGCCTCAGCCGTTAGCCTTGGCTGGCTGGCATCGCTCACGAACCCGGGCGGCCACAGCCATGCGCTGCGGAGCGTAACGGTGCCGGCCGGAGCCGGCTTGCGTGGCGTCGGATCGGCCCTTGCCTCGGCGGGCATAGTACGCAGCGCCTGGGTGTTCGATCTCTACGCGTGGTTCCGTGGGCCGGCTTCAGGCATCCAGGCTGGCAGATACCGTCTCTCCCAGGACATGACGCTGGGACAGGTGTTTCGCGAGCTTCGCATGGGCCCTATAGCAAGCGATGTCGGCTTGATCAAGCTGACGGTACCGGAGGGTTTTACCGCCCGTCAGATCGCAAGGCGGCTCACCGAGCTCGGGATCTGCGATGGGAACGAGTTCTATCGTGAGGCAACCCGTTCGGCTTCCATCTCGGAGTGCCACGCCACGTTTAAGCTGCCAACGAACACGCTGGAGGGTTATCTCTTTCCCGATACCTACAGCTTCCCGCGGAACGTGCCGCCTGGCCGCGTGATCGATGCGATGCTTGACGATTTTGGTCGCCGATTTGCAGCGCAGAATGCCGCTGCCGTGGCAAAATCGGGCAAGTCGCTCAACCAGATTGTGATTGAGGCCTCGATTATCGAGCGCGAGGCCAAAGCGCCCCAGGACCGCGCGCGGATTGCCGGCGTGATCAATAACCGGCTGAAACGAAAGATGCCGCTGGACGTAGACGCCACGGTACTCTATGCACTCGGATATCACAAATCGCATGTTCTATATCGCGATTTACGGGTAGATTCCCCGTACAATACCTACCGGCATGTCGGACTGCCACCGGCGGCGATCTCCAACCCCGGCGTGCCCTCGCTCATGGCCGCGCTCTATCCTGAGCACAACAACTACCTGTACTATGTAGCCGGCCCCGGTGGCGCACATATCTTCGAAACTACCAGCCTGCAGCATATGGCCGACGTAGCCCGGCTGCGGTCCGTCCGGCCGAACGGCGCTATCGACTAG
- the ruvX gene encoding Holliday junction resolvase RuvX: protein MARFLGLDIGDARTGVAVSDANGRMALPVETVVRTRSIRQDAARIARLAVERDATAIVVGLPKMMNGAESEQASRIDAFIRVLRGYVRIPIHMQDERLTTHAAAQVLRDVGTRRRTRKGQLDAAAACIILQEWLDAQTVPALADASEAE, encoded by the coding sequence ATGGCCCGATTTCTCGGTCTGGATATTGGCGATGCCCGTACGGGCGTCGCGGTGAGTGACGCCAATGGGCGTATGGCGCTGCCGGTTGAAACGGTGGTTCGTACGCGCTCGATACGGCAGGATGCCGCACGGATTGCCAGGTTGGCCGTTGAGCGCGATGCGACAGCTATCGTGGTCGGTCTGCCGAAAATGATGAACGGCGCCGAGAGTGAGCAGGCTTCGCGAATCGACGCCTTCATCCGAGTGCTGCGCGGATACGTACGTATTCCGATCCATATGCAGGACGAGCGGCTCACCACCCACGCCGCTGCACAGGTACTGCGTGATGTTGGAACCAGGCGCAGGACTCGCAAAGGGCAGCTCGACGCTGCGGCGGCGTGCATCATTCTGCAGGAGTGGCTGGACGCACAGACCGTACCGGCCCTCGCCGACGCGAGCGAGGCCGAGTGA
- a CDS encoding shikimate dehydrogenase, whose product MQSSQFAGSAVPYVYGSSRVAGVFGCPIEHSLSPAMHNAAYAALQLSFIYTPFHVEPGDLGAAIGSITALGMAGVNLTIPHKEAAIPFLDRLTDSAAECGAVNTVLPEDGRLLGDNTDGDGFWQPLHDRGFDAAGEHALILGAGGSARVVALTLLKKGARVRVANRSGGRAEKLVAWLRNLGYSDIEQVEYNAAGLREAAVTAGLLVNATPVGMWPATTDELPAPLSRLRKGMLVVDLVYNPEQTALLRTAQDAGCETVSGVEMLVAQGASAFRMFTGVDAPVDVMTQAVRAGLTGVAKTPGR is encoded by the coding sequence ATGCAGTCGTCACAGTTTGCGGGGAGTGCGGTACCTTATGTCTATGGTTCGTCCCGCGTAGCCGGCGTTTTCGGATGCCCGATTGAGCACTCACTCTCCCCGGCGATGCACAATGCCGCGTACGCCGCTCTGCAGCTCTCATTTATCTATACTCCGTTTCATGTGGAGCCGGGCGATCTCGGGGCGGCAATCGGGAGCATAACCGCTCTCGGGATGGCGGGCGTGAACCTCACGATCCCGCACAAAGAGGCTGCGATACCTTTTCTGGATCGGCTTACGGATTCTGCCGCCGAGTGCGGCGCCGTCAATACCGTACTGCCGGAAGACGGCCGCCTGCTGGGCGATAATACCGATGGCGATGGGTTCTGGCAGCCGCTTCACGACCGTGGTTTCGATGCTGCCGGAGAGCATGCTCTCATCCTTGGCGCCGGCGGCTCGGCGAGGGTGGTTGCCCTCACGCTCCTAAAAAAGGGGGCGCGCGTTCGGGTTGCAAATCGATCTGGTGGAAGGGCTGAGAAACTGGTGGCCTGGCTGCGCAATCTTGGCTATTCCGACATCGAGCAGGTAGAGTACAACGCTGCCGGACTGCGGGAGGCCGCGGTTACCGCGGGCCTGCTGGTGAACGCGACGCCCGTGGGAATGTGGCCGGCCACAACCGACGAGTTGCCCGCACCGCTATCCCGACTGCGCAAAGGCATGCTGGTGGTGGACTTGGTGTACAATCCGGAGCAGACGGCACTTCTGCGGACCGCGCAGGATGCCGGATGTGAAACCGTCTCTGGAGTGGAGATGCTCGTAGCGCAGGGCGCCTCGGCGTTCCGCATGTTTACTGGTGTGGATGCGCCTGTTGATGTGATGACGCAGGCGGTTCGGGCAGGATTGACGGGCGTGGCGAAGACGCCGGGCCGGTAA
- a CDS encoding type IV pilus twitching motility protein PilT encodes MTGEAAQPIANVASARPTPLDDAHVDDLLRLVHEKGASDLHIAVGVPPIIRVDGALIPIPFEKVSSQDAQRLIYDILTDEQIQRFETELELDFSYSLARIARFRVNVFRDRGNVGVAFRQIPQKIPTLKDLGLPMVLEELTHLPRGLILVTGPTGSGKSTSLAAMIHQINTEQGRHIITIEDPIEYLHTHRCSIINQREVGQDTKQFKNALRAALREDPDVILVGEMRDLETMQMAVSAAETGHLVFATLHTNSAATSVERIVDSFPSGQQEQVRLQLSNNLQAILCQQLIPRANQPGRICAIEIMRASPAIRNLIREAKAHQITSMIQTSANMGMQTMDQSLRDLYLRGMISYDEAMTRAMNPTELEKMIRTATMPAPGQGQYSR; translated from the coding sequence ATGACCGGCGAGGCGGCGCAGCCGATTGCCAACGTGGCGTCGGCGCGTCCCACACCGCTGGACGACGCCCATGTGGACGACCTCTTGCGCCTGGTGCACGAGAAGGGCGCCTCCGATCTCCATATCGCCGTCGGGGTGCCTCCCATCATCCGCGTGGATGGAGCGCTTATACCGATCCCGTTCGAAAAGGTCTCTTCGCAGGATGCGCAGCGGCTGATCTACGACATCCTCACGGATGAACAGATCCAGCGGTTCGAGACCGAACTTGAGCTCGACTTCAGTTACTCCCTGGCCCGCATCGCCCGGTTCCGTGTGAACGTGTTCCGTGACCGAGGCAATGTCGGCGTGGCGTTCCGGCAGATTCCGCAGAAGATACCAACCCTCAAGGATTTGGGTCTGCCAATGGTGCTGGAAGAGTTGACGCACCTTCCACGCGGTCTTATCCTCGTAACCGGGCCAACCGGCTCCGGTAAATCGACCAGCCTTGCGGCGATGATCCACCAGATCAACACCGAGCAGGGTCGGCACATCATCACCATCGAAGATCCGATTGAATACCTGCACACGCACCGGTGCAGCATCATCAATCAGCGGGAAGTTGGGCAGGATACCAAGCAGTTCAAGAATGCGCTGCGCGCCGCGCTCCGTGAAGACCCGGACGTGATCCTTGTGGGTGAAATGCGCGATCTCGAGACGATGCAGATGGCGGTATCCGCCGCGGAAACCGGTCACCTGGTCTTCGCCACGCTGCATACCAACTCCGCAGCGACATCCGTAGAGCGCATTGTCGACTCCTTCCCATCCGGCCAACAGGAGCAGGTGCGGCTGCAGCTATCCAACAACCTGCAGGCTATTCTCTGCCAGCAGCTCATCCCGCGCGCCAATCAGCCGGGACGCATCTGCGCCATCGAAATCATGCGTGCAAGCCCCGCCATACGCAACCTTATCCGCGAAGCCAAGGCGCACCAGATCACCTCGATGATCCAGACCAGCGCCAACATGGGAATGCAAACCATGGATCAGAGCCTGCGCGATCTCTATCTCCGCGGCATGATCAGCTACGATGAAGCGATGACGCGGGCCATGAACCCGACAGAACTCGAGAAGATGATACGAACCGCAACCATGCCCGCGCCCGGACAGGGGCAATACTCGCGGTAA
- a CDS encoding YqeG family HAD IIIA-type phosphatase produces MPSSTQRREQHVADTNGPRLGRTPRPRVHFANLCPDELVETVAAITPEHLKRQGIRGVILDMDNTLVRWQRQELAPEALAWLEALKALSIGVCILSNSFFGHRSDRLASRIGCVNIRKAKKPMRGGFNRAMKALGTEPGSTAIVGDQMFTDVLGGNRVGCRTIMVRRIHCREFLYTRIFHRPLEWLFLGYFRRAGAL; encoded by the coding sequence ATGCCAAGCTCCACGCAGCGTCGCGAACAACATGTGGCGGATACCAATGGCCCGCGCCTGGGGCGCACACCACGGCCGCGCGTGCATTTCGCCAATCTGTGTCCCGATGAACTCGTGGAGACCGTTGCGGCAATCACGCCGGAGCATCTGAAGCGTCAAGGAATACGTGGCGTGATTCTGGATATGGACAATACGCTGGTGCGATGGCAGCGTCAGGAACTGGCGCCCGAGGCGCTGGCGTGGCTGGAAGCGCTGAAGGCCTTGAGCATCGGCGTCTGCATCCTCTCGAACTCTTTTTTCGGGCACCGGTCCGACCGGTTGGCAAGTCGCATCGGCTGCGTGAATATCCGAAAGGCCAAGAAACCGATGCGTGGCGGGTTCAACCGGGCTATGAAGGCGCTTGGCACCGAGCCTGGGTCCACAGCGATTGTTGGCGACCAGATGTTTACCGACGTACTCGGCGGCAACCGGGTTGGATGCCGAACCATCATGGTGCGGCGCATCCACTGCCGCGAGTTCCTCTATACACGCATCTTTCATCGCCCGCTGGAGTGGCTGTTTCTCGGGTACTTTCGGCGCGCCGGAGCGCTGTAA
- a CDS encoding type II secretion system F family protein, with the protein MPVYSYTVRDSTGAVRTGTSEAENQDILKRRLQEQGFNVSDVKQTGSGKKKSAAAGFGRVKLADLSIFCRQFSTMIDAGVSLVRALDVLGEQTTNPKLKRIIHDIQVEVEGGQTLSRAMQKFPKVFSNLFIGLIRAGEVGGVLEEALQRLSFFLEKDMQLRRKVKSAMTYPVIVVIVAILIVLGLCTFIVPKFVDLFKDLGVKQLPAMTQFLVDFSDFLKTKWYIGLAIIFFLWLAIKYFGTTRIGRRVIDRVKLKVPVFGKLGHKICLARFSRTLSTLLVSGVPILQAMDTVAGTVGNEIISEALLNAKARIREGDRINDPLAKSKMFPPMVVHMISIGEESGALDQMLSKIAEFYEDEVDAQLQSLTAAIEPVMIVILGVCVGFIVIAMFMPLIQVIANLSGGGGGGAGGGGD; encoded by the coding sequence ATGCCCGTCTACAGCTATACCGTCCGAGACTCCACCGGCGCCGTGCGTACCGGCACCTCCGAAGCCGAGAACCAGGACATCCTGAAGCGGCGATTGCAGGAGCAGGGATTCAACGTCAGTGACGTCAAGCAGACCGGCTCCGGCAAAAAGAAATCGGCGGCCGCCGGGTTTGGTCGCGTCAAACTGGCCGATCTCTCCATCTTCTGTCGCCAGTTCTCCACCATGATCGATGCCGGCGTATCGCTGGTGCGGGCACTGGACGTATTGGGCGAACAGACCACCAACCCCAAGCTGAAGCGCATCATACACGATATTCAGGTGGAAGTTGAAGGTGGCCAAACACTGTCGCGGGCAATGCAGAAGTTCCCCAAGGTGTTTAGCAACCTCTTCATCGGATTGATACGCGCCGGCGAAGTGGGTGGTGTGCTTGAGGAAGCCCTGCAGCGGCTGTCGTTCTTCCTGGAAAAGGATATGCAGTTGCGGCGCAAAGTTAAGTCCGCAATGACATATCCTGTTATTGTGGTTATTGTGGCCATTCTGATTGTCCTGGGCCTCTGCACATTTATCGTTCCGAAGTTTGTGGACCTGTTCAAAGATCTGGGCGTCAAGCAGTTGCCGGCGATGACGCAGTTTCTGGTCGATTTCAGCGACTTCCTGAAGACAAAATGGTACATCGGCCTGGCCATCATCTTCTTCTTGTGGCTGGCCATCAAATACTTCGGCACGACGCGCATCGGGCGACGCGTCATCGACAGAGTCAAGCTCAAGGTTCCGGTGTTCGGCAAACTGGGCCACAAAATCTGCCTGGCGCGATTCTCCCGAACTCTTTCGACACTGCTGGTTTCCGGCGTGCCGATTCTGCAGGCGATGGATACCGTGGCCGGTACGGTCGGCAACGAAATCATCAGTGAGGCGCTGCTCAACGCCAAGGCGAGGATCCGTGAAGGTGACCGCATCAACGACCCGCTGGCCAAGAGCAAAATGTTTCCGCCCATGGTGGTGCATATGATCTCGATCGGTGAAGAATCTGGAGCTCTCGATCAGATGCTCAGCAAGATCGCAGAGTTCTACGAAGACGAGGTGGATGCTCAGCTCCAGTCGTTGACAGCCGCAATCGAGCCCGTGATGATCGTCATCCTTGGCGTATGCGTCGGCTTTATCGTCATCGCCATGTTCATGCCTCTCATCCAGGTCATCGCCAACCTTAGCGGCGGCGGCGGCGGCGGTGCCGGCGGCGGCGGCGATTAG